The following are encoded in a window of Streptococcus pasteurianus genomic DNA:
- a CDS encoding DegV family protein: MSKIKIVTDSSLTIEPELVEKYDITVIPLSVMIDGVVYSDSDLKEEGKFLNMMRNSKELPKTSQPPVGVFAEVYENLMKNGADHVVSIHITHTLSGTVEAARQGANLAGADVTVIDSTFTDQCQKFQVVQAAKLAQEGGSLEEVIAKIEEVRQKSELFIGVSTLENLVKGGRIGRVTGLISSLLNIKVVMEMVDCELNPIIKGRGLKTFNKWLDNFIEYAKGKKVAEIGISYCGTADMANGFKEKLQVLGAPIAVLETGSIIQTHTGENAFAVMVRYE, from the coding sequence ATGAGTAAAATTAAAATTGTTACGGATTCCTCTTTAACTATTGAACCTGAATTGGTTGAAAAATATGATATTACCGTTATCCCACTATCGGTCATGATTGATGGTGTCGTGTATTCAGATAGTGATTTGAAAGAAGAAGGAAAATTCCTTAACATGATGCGAAACAGTAAGGAATTGCCAAAAACAAGTCAGCCACCAGTAGGCGTTTTTGCAGAAGTTTATGAAAACTTGATGAAAAATGGTGCTGATCATGTTGTTTCCATTCATATCACACACACGCTTTCAGGGACAGTTGAAGCAGCGCGTCAAGGGGCTAATTTAGCAGGTGCTGATGTTACTGTTATTGACTCAACCTTTACAGACCAATGTCAAAAATTCCAAGTAGTTCAAGCTGCAAAATTGGCTCAGGAAGGTGGTAGTTTAGAAGAAGTTATTGCTAAAATTGAAGAGGTTCGTCAAAAATCTGAACTTTTTATTGGTGTATCAACGCTTGAAAATTTGGTAAAAGGTGGACGTATCGGACGTGTAACTGGTCTTATTAGCTCACTCCTTAACATTAAAGTTGTTATGGAAATGGTTGATTGTGAATTAAATCCGATTATTAAAGGACGTGGCCTTAAAACATTCAATAAGTGGCTAGACAATTTTATTGAATACGCTAAAGGTAAAAAAGTAGCAGAAATTGGTATTTCTTACTGTGGTACGGCTGATATGGCAAATGGATTTAAGGAAAAGTTACAAGTGTTAGGAGCTCCGATTGCTGTTCTTGAAACAGGTTCAATTATCCAAACACACACTGGTGAAAATGCCTTTGCGGTAATGGTACGTTATGAGTAA
- a CDS encoding TlyA family RNA methyltransferase: MPKERVDVLAYKQGLFETREQAKRGVMAGLVVNVINGERYDKPGEKIDDGTELKLKGEKLKYVSRGGLKLEKALQVFEISVDGQTTIDIGASTGGFTDVMLQNGAKLVYAVDVGTNQLVWKLRQDERVRSMEQYNFRYAELADFTEGQPTFASIDVSFISLNLILPALHNILADNGQVVALIKPQFEAGREQIGKNGIVRDKAVHQKVLENVTDFALNYGFIVKGLDFSPIQGGHGNIEFLVYLEKSADAQDLVTAMIPEIVEKAHKEFKDEKE, translated from the coding sequence ATGCCTAAGGAAAGAGTTGATGTGCTTGCCTATAAACAAGGGCTTTTTGAAACGCGTGAACAAGCAAAACGTGGTGTTATGGCAGGTTTGGTTGTCAATGTGATTAATGGTGAGCGGTATGACAAACCAGGTGAGAAGATTGACGATGGGACGGAGCTAAAGCTTAAAGGTGAAAAATTAAAATACGTTAGCCGTGGTGGGCTGAAACTGGAAAAAGCTTTACAAGTTTTTGAGATTTCTGTTGACGGACAAACGACAATCGACATCGGTGCTTCAACAGGTGGTTTTACCGATGTGATGCTTCAAAATGGTGCAAAACTTGTCTATGCGGTTGATGTTGGTACCAATCAATTGGTTTGGAAACTTCGTCAGGATGAACGTGTTCGTAGCATGGAGCAGTATAATTTCCGCTATGCAGAATTGGCGGATTTTACAGAAGGTCAACCAACTTTTGCTAGTATCGACGTTAGCTTTATCTCTTTGAATTTGATTTTGCCAGCGCTTCACAATATTTTGGCTGATAATGGTCAAGTTGTGGCTCTTATCAAACCACAATTCGAAGCAGGACGTGAGCAGATTGGTAAAAATGGAATTGTTCGTGATAAAGCTGTTCATCAAAAAGTTTTGGAAAATGTGACAGATTTTGCTCTAAATTACGGATTTATAGTTAAAGGACTTGATTTTTCACCGATTCAAGGTGGACATGGTAACATTGAATTTCTGGTTTATTTGGAAAAATCAGCTGACGCTCAAGATTTAGTTACTGCCATGATTCCAGAAATTGTAGAAAAGGCACATAAGGAATTTAAAGATGAAAAAGAGTGA
- a CDS encoding arginine repressor → MKKSERLELIKRIVAENAVETQHDLLKLLEAEGLTLTQATVSRDMNEIGIIKVPSPEGPYIYGLSKDKTKKVGQVSVPIKSTVLAISEETAGLENMINLDVNPGNSRLIKRFLLEDFKDVIFSILADDDSLLVVTKTAEGAAAIRQEVLKWMKDCN, encoded by the coding sequence ATGAAAAAGAGTGAACGTTTAGAATTAATCAAAAGAATTGTTGCTGAAAATGCTGTTGAGACACAGCATGATTTGCTAAAATTGCTTGAAGCAGAAGGTTTGACATTAACGCAAGCTACTGTTTCACGTGACATGAATGAAATTGGTATCATCAAAGTACCTTCACCTGAGGGTCCTTATATTTATGGGCTTTCAAAAGACAAGACAAAAAAAGTTGGTCAAGTTTCTGTGCCAATTAAAAGCACAGTTCTTGCGATTTCAGAAGAAACAGCAGGGCTTGAAAACATGATTAATCTTGATGTGAATCCAGGAAATAGCCGTTTGATTAAACGTTTCTTGTTGGAAGATTTTAAAGATGTGATTTTCAGTATCCTTGCTGACGATGATAGTTTATTAGTAGTTACCAAAACAGCTGAAGGAGCAGCAGCAATTCGCCAAGAAGTGCTTAAATGGATGAAAGACTGTAACTAA
- a CDS encoding YpmS family protein has translation MKLKKNGKKINWWKWGFLLILAINIAFVGVVASRLIQVREPAVESGSSKKTDSVKVGTFSTNREQLNDTVAAYLEDYQTDQMSYTVYATSSAIMFEGTYTLLGSKVPLYIYFQPSRLDSGAVQLKITSFSVGTLSLPESEVLKYIKSSYKLPSFVKVLPNESAININIQNLKNGADLYLKATTIDLVGNQFNFDIYKKND, from the coding sequence GTGAAACTAAAGAAGAATGGAAAGAAGATTAATTGGTGGAAATGGGGATTTCTTCTCATTTTGGCTATAAATATTGCGTTTGTGGGCGTTGTTGCTAGTCGTTTGATTCAAGTGAGAGAACCAGCGGTTGAGAGCGGTAGTTCTAAAAAAACGGATAGCGTTAAAGTTGGGACTTTTTCAACAAATCGTGAGCAATTAAACGACACTGTTGCTGCTTATCTGGAGGATTATCAGACAGACCAAATGTCTTATACCGTCTATGCTACATCATCAGCGATTATGTTTGAAGGGACATATACCCTTTTAGGCTCTAAAGTGCCACTTTATATTTATTTTCAACCTAGCCGTCTTGATTCTGGTGCGGTTCAGCTTAAAATTACATCATTTTCAGTTGGTACACTTTCCTTGCCTGAATCAGAGGTTTTAAAATATATTAAATCAAGCTATAAATTGCCAAGTTTTGTTAAAGTTTTACCGAACGAGTCAGCGATCAATATTAATATTCAAAATCTAAAAAATGGTGCAGACCTTTATTTGAAGGCCACTACTATTGATCTTGTAGGTAATCAATTCAATTTTGATATTTATAAGAAAAACGACTAA
- the recN gene encoding DNA repair protein RecN has product MLLEISIKNFAIIEEISLTFENGMTVLTGETGAGKSIIIDAMNLMLGARASLDVIRHGANKAEIEGLFSVGENPALTQILEENGIDVTEELIIRRDILQNGRSIGRINGQMVNLTTLRAVGQYLVDIHGQHDQEELMKPNMHIRMLDEFGNEQFADVKKHYQELFESYRQLRKRVVTKQKNEQEHKARIEMLEFQIAEIEAAALKSGEDQVLNQKRDKLLNHKNIADTLTNAYVMLDDEEFSSLSNIRSAMNDLMTLEEFDADYKEMSANVSEAYYILEEVTKHLGDVIDDLDFDAGSLQQIEARLEVIYSITRKYGGSVDDVLEYYDNITKEYNLLTGNDESSDDMEKALKRLEKELIVAAEELSQERHALAKNLEAEIKQELADLYMEKADFQVQFTKGKFNRDGNETVEFYISTNPGEGFKPLVKVASGGEISRLMLAIKSAFSRKEDKTSIVFDEVDTGVSGRVAQAIAQKIYKIGSNGQVLAISHLPQVIAIADYQFFIEKRSDENTTVSTVRLLTEEERVEEIAKMLAGSDITEMAREQARELLKK; this is encoded by the coding sequence ATGCTTTTAGAAATTTCCATTAAAAATTTTGCCATTATCGAAGAAATCTCGCTTACTTTTGAAAATGGTATGACGGTTTTGACAGGGGAAACTGGAGCGGGGAAGTCGATTATTATTGATGCCATGAACCTCATGTTGGGGGCGCGGGCTAGTCTTGACGTTATTCGTCATGGGGCTAACAAGGCTGAAATTGAAGGGCTTTTTTCGGTTGGTGAAAATCCTGCGCTCACACAGATTTTGGAAGAAAATGGCATTGATGTGACAGAAGAATTGATTATTCGCCGTGACATTCTGCAAAATGGTCGTTCTATCGGTCGTATCAACGGACAAATGGTGAATCTGACAACGTTACGTGCAGTTGGGCAGTATCTGGTTGATATTCATGGACAACATGACCAAGAAGAGTTGATGAAGCCCAATATGCACATTCGGATGTTGGATGAATTTGGTAATGAACAGTTTGCTGATGTCAAAAAACATTACCAAGAGCTTTTTGAAAGTTATCGTCAATTGCGTAAGCGTGTCGTGACCAAGCAAAAAAATGAACAAGAGCATAAAGCGCGTATTGAAATGTTAGAATTTCAGATAGCAGAGATTGAAGCGGCAGCCTTGAAATCTGGTGAGGACCAGGTACTCAATCAAAAACGTGATAAATTGCTTAATCATAAAAACATTGCAGATACGTTGACCAATGCTTATGTCATGCTTGATGACGAAGAATTTTCAAGTCTATCTAACATTCGTTCAGCCATGAATGATTTGATGACGCTCGAAGAATTTGATGCTGACTATAAAGAAATGTCAGCTAACGTTTCAGAGGCTTATTATATCCTAGAAGAAGTCACGAAACACCTAGGTGATGTCATTGATGACCTTGATTTTGATGCGGGAAGCTTGCAACAAATCGAAGCGCGCCTAGAGGTGATTTATAGCATTACACGCAAATATGGCGGTAGTGTTGATGATGTTTTAGAGTATTATGATAATATCACCAAGGAATACAATCTTTTGACTGGAAATGATGAGTCATCTGATGACATGGAAAAAGCCCTTAAACGCTTGGAAAAAGAATTGATTGTTGCTGCTGAAGAACTCAGTCAAGAACGCCATGCCTTGGCTAAAAATTTGGAAGCTGAAATCAAGCAAGAGTTGGCTGATTTGTACATGGAAAAGGCTGATTTTCAAGTCCAATTCACCAAAGGAAAATTCAACCGTGATGGAAATGAAACTGTTGAATTTTACATTTCAACGAACCCTGGTGAAGGCTTTAAACCACTCGTTAAGGTTGCGTCTGGTGGTGAAATTTCTCGTTTAATGTTGGCTATCAAATCAGCATTTTCACGTAAAGAGGACAAAACAAGTATCGTCTTTGACGAAGTGGATACTGGTGTATCTGGTCGCGTTGCGCAAGCTATTGCCCAAAAAATCTATAAAATCGGAAGTAACGGACAAGTCTTGGCAATATCTCATTTACCACAAGTGATTGCCATTGCTGATTATCAGTTCTTTATCGAAAAACGCAGTGATGAAAATACGACTGTTTCAACGGTTCGCTTGTTGACCGAAGAAGAACGAGTAGAAGAAATCGCTAAAATGCTTGCTGGTAGCGATATTACTGAAATGGCACGCGAACAAGCTCGCGAACTATTGAAGAAGTAA
- a CDS encoding HU family DNA-binding protein, protein MANKQDLIAKVAEATELTKKDSAVAVDAVFSAIESFLSEGEKVQLIGFGNFEVRERAARKGRNPQTGEEIEIAASKVPAFKAGKALKDAVK, encoded by the coding sequence ATGGCTAACAAACAAGATTTAATCGCTAAAGTTGCAGAAGCAACTGAGCTTACTAAAAAAGATTCAGCAGTAGCTGTAGATGCAGTATTCTCAGCAATCGAAAGCTTCCTTTCTGAAGGCGAAAAAGTTCAATTAATCGGTTTTGGTAACTTTGAAGTTCGCGAACGCGCAGCTCGTAAAGGTCGTAACCCACAAACTGGTGAAGAAATTGAAATTGCAGCTTCAAAAGTACCTGCGTTCAAAGCTGGTAAAGCACTTAAAGATGCTGTAAAATAA
- a CDS encoding SGNH/GDSL hydrolase family protein — MSKKKNILTGFAFFLASLLLFIVIFSVLIPKSDTELTKKDFLAQEATPFHYVAIGDSLTEGVGDTTNQGGFVPLLAQSLTDTYDYQVTDSNYGVSGNTSKQILQRMQEKTDIQKSLVKADMMTLTVGGNDVMAVIRKNLTSLSVSTFTKPAKSYQKRLRQIIELARAENEDLPIYILGIYNPFYLNFPDMTEMQEIVDNWNNATESVTEEYANVYFVPINDDLYKGINGEEGIVSTSGDQTTVINDVLFSGDHFHPNNIGYQIMSDVTMEKISETKEEWKED; from the coding sequence ATGAGTAAGAAAAAGAATATTTTAACTGGGTTTGCTTTCTTTTTAGCAAGCCTTCTTCTGTTTATTGTCATTTTTAGTGTGCTGATTCCAAAATCTGATACAGAGCTAACAAAGAAAGATTTTTTGGCACAAGAAGCGACACCGTTTCATTATGTGGCGATTGGTGATTCGTTGACGGAAGGAGTCGGTGACACTACTAACCAAGGTGGTTTTGTTCCTTTGCTGGCGCAAAGTTTAACAGATACTTATGACTATCAAGTTACTGATAGTAATTACGGTGTTTCTGGAAATACCAGCAAGCAAATTTTGCAGCGGATGCAAGAAAAGACAGACATTCAAAAATCATTGGTTAAGGCAGATATGATGACCCTAACCGTTGGTGGAAATGATGTCATGGCAGTTATTCGAAAGAATTTAACGAGTTTGTCTGTTTCTACTTTTACCAAACCTGCCAAATCTTATCAAAAACGCTTGCGTCAGATTATTGAATTAGCGCGTGCAGAGAATGAAGATTTGCCAATTTATATTTTGGGCATTTACAATCCATTCTACCTCAATTTCCCTGATATGACGGAAATGCAAGAAATCGTCGATAATTGGAATAACGCTACTGAAAGTGTCACCGAAGAGTATGCCAATGTCTATTTTGTACCTATCAACGATGACTTATATAAGGGAATTAATGGTGAAGAAGGGATTGTTTCAACTTCTGGTGACCAGACAACCGTGATTAATGATGTCCTTTTTAGCGGTGACCATTTTCACCCAAATAATATTGGTTACCAAATCATGTCAGATGTAACAATGGAGAAAATCAGTGAAACTAAAGAAGAATGGAAAGAAGATTAA
- a CDS encoding peptide MFS transporter translates to MDKKIEKTFFGQPKALFTLFQTELWERFSYYGMRAILIYYLYASVTAPNAGLGLPKTQAMAIVSIYGALVYLSGIIGGWFADRILGASQTIFIGGILITLGHIVLATPFGLTSLFISLFLIILGTGMLKSNISNMVGHLYAADDPRRDTGFNIFVVGINIGSLLAPIVVGTVGESINYHLGFSLAAIGMIVALFVYWFGRMKQFPELGNKPSNPLSQEEKRGLLVKLGVALVIILAAGFFVYRLNPANFVNNVINVLSWAGIVIPFIYFATMFTSNKVSSTERKQLLAYLPLFLSSIVFWLVEEQSSTVIAVWGETRSNLNPTIFGVTIHIDPSWYQLLNPLFIVILTPAFVWLWNKMGDRQPSAVSKFGLGLLLTGISYLIMAVPGILYGTHGRVSFMWLVVMFAVQMSGELLISPVGLSVSTRLAPLAFQSQMVALWFLSDSTSQAVNALITPSFNKETEVAFFGILGLICIGIGVILFLVKKPILNLMRND, encoded by the coding sequence ATGGATAAAAAAATAGAAAAAACATTTTTTGGACAACCTAAAGCTTTGTTTACATTATTCCAAACAGAACTTTGGGAAAGATTCTCGTACTATGGCATGCGTGCCATTTTGATTTATTATTTGTATGCATCTGTTACCGCGCCTAATGCAGGTTTAGGACTTCCTAAAACCCAAGCAATGGCTATCGTTAGTATTTACGGGGCACTTGTATATCTTTCAGGAATTATCGGTGGATGGTTTGCAGACCGTATTCTCGGAGCTTCTCAAACAATTTTTATCGGTGGTATTCTTATCACTCTAGGACATATTGTCCTAGCTACTCCGTTTGGTTTAACCTCACTTTTTATTTCGCTTTTTTTGATTATTCTGGGAACAGGGATGTTAAAATCCAATATTTCAAACATGGTAGGTCACTTGTATGCAGCAGATGACCCACGTCGTGATACGGGATTTAACATATTTGTCGTTGGAATTAACATTGGTTCATTGCTTGCTCCTATTGTAGTAGGGACAGTTGGTGAGAGTATCAATTATCACCTAGGTTTCTCACTTGCTGCAATCGGAATGATTGTTGCTCTGTTTGTTTATTGGTTTGGACGTATGAAACAATTCCCAGAATTGGGAAATAAACCGTCTAACCCATTAAGTCAAGAAGAAAAACGAGGCTTATTAGTGAAGTTGGGTGTTGCTTTAGTCATTATCCTTGCTGCTGGATTCTTCGTTTATCGTTTAAATCCAGCAAACTTTGTTAATAATGTTATTAATGTTCTTTCATGGGCAGGTATTGTTATTCCATTTATTTACTTTGCGACAATGTTTACATCAAATAAAGTATCAAGTACTGAACGTAAACAATTATTAGCCTATCTTCCATTGTTCCTATCTTCGATTGTTTTTTGGCTAGTCGAAGAACAAAGCTCAACAGTTATTGCAGTTTGGGGTGAAACACGTTCAAATCTAAATCCAACTATTTTTGGTGTCACTATTCATATTGACCCTTCTTGGTATCAATTGCTTAATCCGTTATTTATCGTGATATTGACACCTGCGTTTGTATGGCTTTGGAACAAAATGGGGGACCGTCAACCATCTGCAGTTTCAAAATTTGGATTGGGTCTATTGTTGACTGGGATTTCATACCTTATTATGGCTGTGCCGGGTATCCTATATGGTACCCATGGTCGCGTGAGCTTCATGTGGTTGGTAGTGATGTTTGCAGTTCAAATGTCTGGTGAATTGTTGATTTCTCCAGTAGGTCTATCTGTTTCAACTCGCCTTGCACCGCTTGCTTTCCAATCACAAATGGTTGCTCTTTGGTTCTTATCAGACTCAACATCACAAGCAGTAAACGCCTTGATTACACCATCTTTCAATAAAGAAACCGAAGTAGCATTCTTCGGTATTCTAGGTTTAATCTGTATTGGTATTGGTGTGATATTATTTCTTGTCAAAAAACCAATTTTGAATTTAATGCGTAATGACTAA
- a CDS encoding exodeoxyribonuclease VII small subunit: MPNKKTFEENLQDLEAIVTKLENGDVALEDAIAEFQKGMVLSKELQKTLESAEKTLVKVMQADGTETEMDA; this comes from the coding sequence ATGCCAAATAAAAAAACATTTGAAGAAAATTTACAAGATTTAGAAGCTATTGTTACCAAACTTGAAAATGGTGATGTTGCTTTGGAAGATGCTATCGCAGAATTTCAAAAAGGTATGGTGTTATCAAAAGAGCTTCAAAAAACGTTAGAATCTGCTGAAAAAACACTTGTCAAAGTGATGCAAGCTGACGGAACAGAAACGGAAATGGATGCCTAA
- the xseA gene encoding exodeoxyribonuclease VII large subunit: MSDYLSVSSLTKYLKLKFDRDPYLERVYLTGQVSNFRRRPTHQYFSLKDENAVIQSTMWAGTFKKLGFELEEGMKINVVGRVQLYEPSGSYSIIIEKAEPDGIGALAIQFEQLKKKLAEAGYFDERHKRQLPQFVKKIGVVTSPSGAVIRDIITTVSRRFPGVEILLFPTKVQGEGASQEVAANIAKANERDDLDLLIIGRGGGSIEDLWAFNEEIVVQAIFESRLPVISSVGHETDTTLADYVADRRAATPTAAAELATPVTKADIISWIAERQNRAYQASLRMIKQKQERLDKLAKSVIFRQPERLYDGYVQKLDRLTTQLMNTMQTQFNQASQRQQLLNQRLLAVDLGSDIRRYQERLEAFQRLLISNMTSQYDSKLARFEKAQDALLSLDTSRIIARGYAMVQKNEEIISSVTDVAVGDQLTVRLRDGQLEVEVKDAK, from the coding sequence ATGTCGGATTATTTAAGTGTCTCGAGTTTGACTAAATACCTTAAATTAAAATTTGATCGTGACCCTTATTTGGAGCGGGTTTATTTGACAGGTCAGGTCTCCAATTTTCGTCGTCGTCCAACGCATCAATATTTTTCTTTGAAAGATGAAAATGCTGTTATCCAATCAACGATGTGGGCAGGAACCTTTAAAAAACTTGGTTTTGAGCTGGAAGAAGGCATGAAAATCAATGTTGTTGGTCGTGTCCAACTTTATGAACCAAGTGGTTCTTATTCGATTATTATTGAAAAAGCTGAGCCAGATGGAATTGGTGCCTTAGCGATTCAGTTTGAACAATTGAAGAAAAAATTAGCAGAAGCTGGTTATTTTGATGAGCGACATAAGCGTCAATTACCACAATTTGTTAAGAAAATTGGTGTTGTTACCAGTCCAAGCGGAGCGGTCATTCGTGATATTATCACGACCGTTTCACGACGTTTTCCAGGGGTTGAAATTCTTCTTTTTCCAACAAAAGTTCAAGGTGAAGGCGCTAGTCAGGAAGTAGCTGCAAATATTGCTAAAGCCAATGAGCGAGATGACCTTGACCTTTTGATTATTGGTCGTGGGGGAGGTTCGATTGAGGATCTCTGGGCGTTCAATGAGGAAATCGTTGTTCAAGCTATTTTTGAATCACGTTTGCCAGTTATTTCAAGTGTCGGACATGAAACTGATACGACTTTGGCGGATTATGTGGCTGACCGTAGAGCGGCAACACCAACAGCAGCCGCTGAATTAGCAACGCCAGTAACGAAAGCTGATATTATTTCTTGGATTGCGGAGCGCCAAAATAGGGCTTATCAAGCTAGTTTGCGCATGATTAAGCAAAAACAAGAACGTTTGGATAAACTAGCAAAATCCGTTATTTTTAGACAACCTGAGCGATTATACGACGGTTATGTTCAAAAATTGGATCGCTTGACGACTCAATTGATGAACACTATGCAAACTCAATTTAATCAGGCTAGTCAACGGCAACAACTGCTAAATCAACGTCTTTTGGCTGTTGACTTAGGAAGTGATATTCGACGTTATCAAGAGCGTTTAGAAGCTTTTCAACGCCTTTTAATATCTAATATGACAAGTCAATATGATAGTAAGTTAGCACGATTTGAAAAGGCACAAGATGCTTTGCTGTCTTTGGATACTAGTCGAATTATTGCCAGAGGCTATGCTATGGTACAAAAAAACGAAGAAATTATCTCAAGCGTGACAGATGTGGCAGTAGGCGACCAATTGACTGTTCGACTAAGAGATGGTCAGCTTGAAGTGGAGGTAAAAGATGCCAAATAA
- a CDS encoding NAD(P)H-hydrate dehydratase has product MIIDELLAHQVITKRQSHSHKGTYGRVLLIGGFYPYGGAIIMSALATVKSGAGLVTVATECDNIAALHSHLPEAMAFDCDDKELFYENLTKADVVLIGPGLGENSKAEVVFQMVLEHISEHQILIIDGSALNLLAKAKPITVKTNHLILTPHQKEWERLSGIAISNQTIENTKAALQEFPEQTVLVAKSHQTKIIQGNQVGELTVGGPYQATGGMGDTLCGMIAGFIAQFKDNLFNSVATATYLHSYIADQLSEQVYVVLPTTISAELPRIMKEFSER; this is encoded by the coding sequence ATGATTATTGATGAATTATTGGCACATCAAGTGATTACAAAGCGCCAGTCACATTCTCACAAAGGAACATACGGTCGTGTTCTTTTAATTGGTGGATTTTATCCTTATGGTGGAGCGATTATCATGAGCGCTTTAGCCACGGTTAAAAGCGGTGCTGGACTAGTGACTGTGGCGACTGAGTGTGATAATATCGCAGCTCTTCACAGTCATCTTCCAGAAGCTATGGCTTTTGATTGTGATGATAAGGAGCTATTTTATGAAAATTTGACCAAGGCTGATGTCGTTTTGATTGGTCCTGGTTTAGGGGAAAATAGCAAAGCAGAAGTTGTGTTTCAAATGGTTTTGGAGCATATTTCTGAACACCAGATTTTGATTATTGACGGCTCCGCTTTGAATTTATTGGCAAAAGCTAAGCCAATCACAGTCAAAACGAATCATCTCATATTGACACCACATCAAAAAGAATGGGAAAGATTATCAGGAATCGCTATTTCGAACCAGACAATCGAAAACACCAAAGCAGCTCTGCAAGAATTTCCAGAACAGACCGTTTTAGTGGCTAAAAGTCATCAGACTAAAATCATTCAAGGAAATCAAGTCGGTGAATTAACTGTTGGCGGTCCTTACCAAGCGACAGGAGGTATGGGAGATACGCTCTGTGGCATGATTGCAGGCTTTATTGCCCAGTTTAAAGACAATCTCTTTAACAGTGTTGCCACAGCAACGTACTTACATTCCTACATCGCTGATCAACTTAGCGAACAAGTCTATGTTGTTTTACCAACGACAATTAGCGCAGAACTCCCCCGTATCATGAAAGAATTCTCGGAGAGATAA
- a CDS encoding polyprenyl synthetase family protein, with protein MDKLNEINQAIRRYYAQSDVVSPDLIEAILYSVEAGGKRIRPLIFLEILEGFGIELTEGHFDVAAALEMIHTGSLIHDDLPAMDDDDYRRGRLTSHKKFDEATAILAGDSLFLDPFGLVADTALSADIKVRLIAELSQASGTYGMVGGQMLDMKGEERKLNLSELQLIHTNKTGKLLTFPVVAAGIVANLAANDLKSLREAGSLVGLAFQVRDDILDVTATFEEIGKTPKKDLLADKATYPSLLGLEKSYDILNRSIDQALAIFQKLSETQAFNAEKITKMIERLRLNA; from the coding sequence ATGGATAAATTAAATGAAATCAATCAGGCAATTCGACGTTATTATGCACAGTCAGATGTTGTTTCGCCAGATTTAATTGAAGCGATTCTTTATTCTGTGGAGGCAGGCGGAAAACGTATCCGTCCCTTGATTTTCTTAGAAATTCTGGAAGGTTTTGGGATCGAGTTGACAGAAGGTCATTTTGATGTGGCAGCTGCGCTTGAGATGATTCATACAGGTAGTCTGATTCATGATGATTTGCCAGCAATGGACGATGATGATTATCGTCGTGGACGTTTGACTAGCCACAAAAAATTTGATGAAGCAACGGCGATTTTAGCAGGAGATAGCCTCTTTTTAGATCCATTTGGTTTGGTGGCAGATACTGCGCTATCAGCTGATATCAAAGTTCGTTTGATTGCAGAATTATCACAAGCTTCAGGCACTTATGGCATGGTTGGCGGACAAATGCTTGATATGAAAGGCGAAGAGCGCAAGCTTAACCTTTCAGAATTGCAATTGATTCATACAAATAAAACAGGGAAATTGTTGACTTTTCCAGTTGTGGCGGCAGGAATTGTTGCGAATTTAGCAGCTAATGACTTAAAGTCATTGCGCGAAGCTGGTAGCTTGGTTGGGTTAGCTTTCCAAGTTCGTGATGATATTTTAGATGTGACAGCAACGTTTGAAGAAATTGGAAAAACGCCGAAAAAAGATTTACTTGCTGATAAGGCGACTTATCCAAGCTTGCTTGGTTTAGAAAAATCGTATGACATCTTGAATCGATCAATTGACCAAGCGCTAGCTATTTTCCAAAAACTTTCGGAAACACAAGCGTTTAATGCAGAAAAAATCACTAAAATGATAGAAAGGTTGCGACTAAATGCCTAA